Proteins from a genomic interval of Oncorhynchus clarkii lewisi isolate Uvic-CL-2024 chromosome 13, UVic_Ocla_1.0, whole genome shotgun sequence:
- the LOC139424738 gene encoding zinc finger protein ZFP2-like codes for MSSLSYSPVKEETDNTVKQEVEGEAVTVKEEEDAFRVKEEEDVTVKGEEDVTVKGEKDVTVKGEKDVTVKGEEDAVFGVKEEKGEMTVTSKKEEEEEEGPGYLGPVSQTHLKESNGSNDECSQKMVLRNRSLINTRERREYRGSSGGPQQPHDVEEAEKSLSRSEHLNKHLQRSTGKKSHSCSDCGKRFTCSSGIKIHQRMHQRIRMNFTRSTSLISHQRTHTGKKLYICAQCGKRFSQSSVLTVHQRIHTGEKPFSCDQCGKSFITNNILTVHHRTHTGEKPYSCAQCGKGFGQSFALTVHQRIHTGEKPYSCDQCGKSFITYNILTRHQRTHTGEKPYSCAQCGKGFGQSFALTVHQRIHTGEKPYSCTQCGMSFTRSTSLISHQRIHTGEKSYICDQCGKSFGRSGQLNVHQRTHTGEKYFSCDQCGKSFGHSSVLTEHQRTHTGEKPYVCDQCGKSFGRSGQLTVHQRTHTGEKPYSCDECGKSFCGSGQLTVHKRSHTGEKPYSCGQCGKSFITSSILTQHQRTHTGEKPFICDQCGKSFGRSGHLTVHQRTHTGEKPYSCDQCGKSFCRSGQLIVHKRSHTGEKSHICARR; via the exons atgagctcactaagctactctcctgTTAAAGAAGAGACGGATaacacagtaaaacaagaagtagagggtgaggccgttactgtgaaagaagaggaagacgcgttcagagtgaaagaggaggaggatgttacagtaaagggagaggaggatgttacagtaaaaggagagaaggatgttacagtaaaaggagagaaggatgttacagtaaaaggagaggaggatgcagtttttggagtgaaagaggagaagggagagatgactgttacatcgaaaaaggaggaggaagaagaggagggacctggatatctgggcccggtttcccaaacgcatcttaaagaatccaatggttctaacgatgaatGTAGCCAAaagatggttttgagaaaccgttcccttattaacacta gagagagacgtgaatatcgtggatcctctgggggtcctcaacaacctcatgatgttgaagaggcagagaagagtctctccagatcagaacacctcaacaAACACCTGCAGAGATCCACAGGGAAGAAATCTcattcctgctctgactgtgggaagagattcacctgctcatcaggcattaaaattcatcagagaatgCATCAGAGAATCAGGATGAATTTTACTCGGTCAACcagcctgatatcacaccagagaacacacacaggaaagaaATTGTATATCTGTGCTCAATGTGGGAAGCGTTTTAGTCAATCTAGTGTTCTGACAgtgcaccagagaatacacacaggagagaaaccttttagctgtgatcaatgtgggaagagttttattaCAAATAACATTCTGACTGTACAccatagaacacacacaggagagaagccttatagctgtgctcAATGTGGGAAGGGTTTTGGACAATCTTTTGCTCTGACAGTGCACcaaagaatacacacaggagagaaaccctatagctgtgatcaatgtgggaagagttttattaCATATAACATTCTGACtcgacaccagagaacacacacaggagagaagccttatagctgtgctcAATGTGGGAAGGGTTTTGGTCAATCTTTTGCTCTGACAgtgcaccagagaatacacacaggagagaaaccctatagctgtactcaatgtgggatgAGTTTTACTCGGTCAACCAGCCTGATAtcgcaccagagaatacacacaggagagaaatcttatatctgtgatcaatgtgggaagagttttggtagATCTGGACAGCTGaatgtacaccagagaacacacacaggagagaaatattttagctgtgatcaatgtgggaagagttttggacATTCTAGCGTTCTGACAgagcaccagagaacacacacaggagagaaaccttatgtctgtgatcaatgtgggaagagttttggtagATCTGGGCAGCTGactgtacaccagagaacacacacaggagagaaaccttatagctgtgatgaaTGTGGTAAGAGTTTTTGTGGATCTGGACAGCTGACTGTACACAAGAgatcacacacaggagagaaaccttatagctgtggtcaatgtgggaagagttttattaCATCTAGCAttctgactcaacaccagagaacacacacaggagagaagccttttatctgtgatcaatgtgggaagagttttggtagATCTGGGCATCTGactgtacaccagagaacacacacaggagagaaaccttatagctgtgatcaatgtgggaagagtttttgtCGATCTGGACAGCTGATTGTACACAAGAgatcacacacaggagagaaatctcatATCTGTGCCAGGAGATAA